In one Mus pahari chromosome 21, PAHARI_EIJ_v1.1, whole genome shotgun sequence genomic region, the following are encoded:
- the Caskin1 gene encoding caskin-1 isoform X5: MRPLHYAAWQGRKEPMKLVLKAGSAVNVPSDEGHIPLHLAAQHGHYDVSEMLLQHQSNPCMVDNSGKTPLDLACEFGRVGVVQLLLSSNMCAALLEPRPGDTTDPNGTSPLHLAAKNGHIDIIRLLLQAGIDINRQTKSGTALHEAALCGKTEVVRLLLDSGINAQVRNTYSQTALDIVHQFTTSQASKEIKQLLREASAALQVRATKDYCNNYDLTSLNVKAGDVITVLEQHPDGRWKGCIHDSRTGNDRVGYFPSSLGEAIVKRAGSRTGSEPSPPQGGGSLGPSAPPEEIWVLRKPFAGGDRSGSLSNAAGGRSPGGHALHAGSEGVKLLATVLSQKSVSESSPGDSPVKPPEGSSGAARSQPPAAHAGQVYGEQPPKKLESASASEGKSAEAVSQWLATFQLQLYAPNFTSAGYDLPTISRMTPEDLTAIGVTKPGHRKKITAEISGLNIPDWLPEHKPANLAVWLSMIGLAQYYKVLVDNGYENIDFITDITWEDLQEIGITKLGHQKKLMLAVRKLAELQKAEYSKYEGGPLRRKTPQSLEMMAIESPPPSEPTTAECQSPKMTTFQDSELSGELQAALSGPAEAGAAAAEKSSNHLPPTPRTNLRESSLSGRARHMSSSQELLGDGPPGPGSPMSRSQEYLLDEGPAPGTPPKEVRSSRHGHSVKRASVPPVPGKPRQVLPSGASHFTPPQTPTKAQPGSPQAHGPATAKVKPTPQLLPPTDRPMSPRSLPQSPTHRGFAYVLPQPVEGEVGPPAPGPVPPPVPAAVPTLCLPPETDVEPGRPKKRAHSLNRYAASDSEPERDELLVPAAAGPYATVQRRVGRSHSVRAPAGTDKNVNRSQSFAVRPRKKGPPPPPPKRSSSAMASATLADEPAPDVEAEDGRLGVRAQRRRASDLAGSVDTGSAGSVKSIAAMLELSSIGGGGRAIRRPPEGHPTPRPASPEPGRVATVLASVKHKEAIGPDGEVVNRRRTLSGPVTGLLATARRGSGEPAEQSHFMEDGTARQRLRGPAKGEASAEGPPLARVEASATLKRRIRAKQSQQENVKFILTESDTVKRRPKAKEPDAGPEPPPPLSVYQNGTATVRRRPASEQTGPPELPPPPPPAEPPPADLMQLPPLPLPDSNARKPVKPPVSPKPILAQPVSKIQGSPTPASKKVPLPGPGSPEVKRAHGTPPPVSPKPPPPPTAPKPAKALAGLQSSSATPSPVPSPARQPPAALVKPASSPPSQSASPAKPPSPGTPALHVPAKPPRAAASVVSGPPVASDCASPGDSARQKLEETSACLAAALQAVEEKIRQEDGQGPRASSIEEKSTGSILEDIGSMFDDLADQLDAMLE, from the exons ATGCGGCCGTTGCACTATGCTGCCTGGCAGGGCCGGAAGGAGCCCATGAAGCTGGTGCTGAAGGCGGGCTCAGCAGTAAATGTCCCATCCGACGAAGGCCACATACCCCTGCATTTGGCTGCCCAGCATGGTCACTACGATGTG TCAGAGATGCTGCTGCAGCATCAGTCCAACCCCTGCATGGTAGACAACTCTGGAAAGACACCTCTGGACCTGGCCTGTGAGTTTGGCCGCGTAGGG GTGGTCCAGCTGCTGCTAAGTAGCAACATgtgtgcagccttgctggagccCCGACCAGGGGACACCACCGACCCCAATGGCACCAGCCCCCTGCACCTAGCAGCCAAGAATGGCCACATTGACATCATCAG GCTGCTTCTTCAGGCCGGCATCGACATTAACCGCCAGACCAAGTCTGGCACGGCTCTTCATGAAGCCGCGCTCTGTGGGAAAACAGAAGTGGTTCGGCTACTGTTGGAT AGTGGGATCAATGCTCAGGTGAGGAACACCTACAGCCAGACGGCACTGGACATCGTACACCAATTTACAACGTCCCAGGCCAGCAAGGAGATTAAGCAACTGCTTCGAG AGGCCTCAGCAGCCCTGCAGGTCCGGGCAACAAAGGATTACTGTAACAATTATGATCTGACCAGTCTCAATGTGAAGGCTGGGGACGTTATCACG GTACTTGAACAGCACCCCGATGGCCGGTGGAAAGGCTGCATTCATGACAGCCGGACAGGCAATGACAGGGTGGGCTACTTCCCATCTTCCCTGGGGGAGGCTATCGTCAAGCGAGCAG GTTCCCGGACAGGCAGTGAGCCAAGCCCACCCCAGGGAGGTGGCTCACTGGGTCCCTCTGCACCCCCGGAGGAGATCTGGGTGCTGAGGAAGCCTTTTGCGG GTGGAGATCGCAGTGGCAGCTTGAGCAATGCGGCTGGGGGCAGGAGTCCTGGGGGCCATGCCTTGCATGCAGGCTCTGAAGGAGTTAAG CTCCTGGCAACGGTGCTTTCCCAGAAGTCAGTCTCCGAGTCCAGCCCAGGAGATAGCCCGGTCAAGCCTCCAGAGGGCTCTTCAG GTGCGGCCCGGTCCCAGCCTCCAGCAGCCCATGCTGGGCAGGTGTATGGGGAGCAGCCACCCAAGAAGCTGGAATCGGCCTCGGCCTCTGAGGGCAAG AGTGCTGAGGCAGTCAGTCAGTGGCTTGCCACATTCCAGCTACAGCTCTATGCCCCCAACTTCACCAGCGCTGGCTATGACCTGCCCACCATCAGTCGTATGACCCCTGAG GACCTCACAGCCATTGGTGTCACCAAGCCAGGCCACCGTAAGAAGATTACGGCAGAGATCAGCGGCCTGAACATCCCTGACTGGCTGCCTGAACACAAACCC GCTAACCTGGCTGTGTGGCTATCAATGATTGGTCTGGCCCAGTATTACAAGGTGCTGGTGGACAACGGCTACGAGAACATTGATTTCATCACTGATATCACCTGGGAGGACCTGCAGGAGATCGGCATCACCAAGCTGG GACACCAAAAGAAGCTGATGCTGGCAGTGAGGAAACTGGCAGAGCTGCAAAAGGCAGAATACTCCAAGTATGAGGGGGGACCCCTGCGCCGAAAGACACCCCAATCACTTGAAATGATGGCTATTGAATCGCCGCCCCCATCTGAGCCCACTACAGCAGAGTGCCAGTCTCCCAAGATGACCACCTTCCAGGACAGCGAACTCAGTGGGGAGCTGCAGGCCGCCCTGTCCGGCCCAGCTGAAGCAGGTGCAGCTGCTGCTGAGAAATCCTCCAACCACCTGCCACCCACCCCGAGGACAAACTTACGGGAGTCCAGCCTGAGCGGACGGGCTCGGCACATGAGCAGCTCTCAGGAGCTGCTGGGTGATGGGCCTCCGGGGCCTGGCAGTCCTATGTCACGAAGTCAGGAATACCTGCTGGATGAGGGGCCGGCTCCTGGCACCCCACCCAAGGAGGTGCGGTCCAGCCGCCACGGCCACAGCGTCAAGAGGGCCAGTGTGCCCCCGGTGCCCGGCAAGCCACGACAGGTCCTTCCATCTGGTGCCAGCCACTTCACACCCCCACAGACGCCCACCAAAGCTCAGCCGGGCTCCCCTCAGGCCCATGGTCCAGCCACAGCCAAGGTGAAGCCCACCCCACAGCTGCTACCACCAACAGACCGACCCATGTCGCCCCGTTCCCTGCCTCAGTCACCCACACACCGTGGCTTTGCCTATGTGCTGCCTCAGCCAGTTGAAGGCGAGGTAGGGCCGCCTGCTCCAGGACCTGTGCCCCCACCAGTACCCGCAGCTGTGCCTACACTATGCTTGCCCCCAGAAACTGACGTAGAGCCCGGGAGGCCCAAGAAACGTGCCCACAGCTTGAATCGCTATGCAGCATCTGACAGTGAGCCTGAGAGGGATGAGCTGCTGGTGCCGGCTGCCGCCGGACCCTATGCCACAGTCCAGAGGCGTGTGGGTCGGAGCCATTCGGTGAGGGCTCCTGCTGGCACGGACAAGAATGTTAACCGCAGTCAGTCCTTTGCTGTGCGGCCACGTAAGAAGGGGCCCCCACCACCTCCACCCAAACGCTCCAGCTCGGCCATGGCCAGTGCCACCCTAGCCGACGAGCCGGCTCCTGATGTTGAGGCAGAGGACGGCCGGCTGGGGGTCCGGGCGCAACGCCGTCGGGCTAGTGATCTCGCTGGCAGTGTGGACACAGGCAGTGCTGGCAGTGTGAAGAGCATTGCAGCCATGTTGGAGCTGTCTTCCATTGGGGGCGGGGGACGGGCTATTCGCAGGCCCCCCGAAGGCCACCCCACACCTCGTCCCGCCAGTCCGGAACCAGGCCGAGTAGCTACCGTGTTGGCCTCTGTGAAGCACAAAGAGGCCATTGGGCCTGACGGTGAAGTGGTGAACCGGCGCCGTACACTCAGTGGCCCAGTCACTGGACTTTTGGCCACTGCTCGACGGGGGTCTGGGGAACCTGCAGAACAGAGTCATTTTATGGAGGATGGCACAGCCCGACAACGGCTTCGAGGTCCAGCTAAGGGTGAGGCAAGTGCGGAGGGCCCTCCCCTTGCCCGGGTAGAGGCCAGTGCCACGCTCAAGAGGCGCATCCGGGCCAAGCAGAGCCAACAAGAGAACGTCAAGTTCATCCTGACGGAGTCTGACACGGTGAAGCGCAGGCCTAAGGCTAAGGAGCCTGACGCTGGCCCTGAGCCGCCCCCACCACTGTCTGTGTATCAGAACGGCACAGCCACAGTTCGCCGAAGGCCAGCCTCAGAGCAGACTGGGCCTCCAGagctgccccctcctcctcctcctgctgagcCCCCACCTGCTGACCTGATGCAGCTGCCTCCACTGCCCCTGCCTGACAGCAATGCACGGAAGCCGGTGAAGCCACCCGTCTCTCCCAAGCCCATTCTGGCTCAGCCTGTGTCCAAGATCCAGGGCTCACCTACACCTGCCTCCAAGAAGGTGCCACTGCCAGGCCCTGGCAGCCCAG AGGTAAAGCGTGCTCACGGCACGCCACCGCCCGTGTCACCCAAGCCTCCGCCACCACCTACAGCACCCAAGCCAGCCAAGGCTTTGGCGGGACTACAGTCCAGCAGCGCCACCCCCTCGCCTGTGCCCTCGCCAGCGCGTCAGCCGCCAGCAGCCCTCGTCAAGCCAGCTAGCTCGCCGCCCTCTCAGAGCGCCAGCCCCGCCAAGCCCCCTTCCCCAGGGACGCCCGCACTGCACGTACCCGCCAAGCCCCCTCGCGCTGCCGCTTCAGTAGTCTCCGGACCCCCAGTAGCTTCAGATTGTGCTTCGCCCGGGGACAGCGCTCGGCAGAAGCTGGAAGAGACTAGCGCGTGTTTGGCTGCAGCACTGCAGGCAGTGGAGGAGAAGATAAGGCAGGAAGACGGACAAGGGCCTCG CGCCTCCTCCATCGAGGAGAAGAGCACTGGCAGCATCCTGGAAGACATCGGCAGCATGTTCGACGACCTGGCCGACCAGCTGGACGCCATGCTGGAGTGA
- the Caskin1 gene encoding caskin-1 isoform X6, with translation MCAALLEPRPGDTTDPNGTSPLHLAAKNGHIDIIRLLLQAGIDINRQTKSGTALHEAALCGKTEVVRLLLDSGINAQVRNTYSQTALDIVHQFTTSQASKEIKQLLREASAALQVRATKDYCNNYDLTSLNVKAGDVITVLEQHPDGRWKGCIHDSRTGNDRVGYFPSSLGEAIVKRAGSRTGSEPSPPQGGGSLGPSAPPEEIWVLRKPFAGGDRSGSLSNAAGGRSPGGHALHAGSEGVKLLATVLSQKSVSESSPGDSPVKPPEGSSGAARSQPPAAHAGQVYGEQPPKKLESASASEGKSAEAVSQWLATFQLQLYAPNFTSAGYDLPTISRMTPEDLTAIGVTKPGHRKKITAEISGLNIPDWLPEHKPANLAVWLSMIGLAQYYKVLVDNGYENIDFITDITWEDLQEIGITKLGHQKKLMLAVRKLAELQKAEYSKYEGGPLRRKTPQSLEMMAIESPPPSEPTTAECQSPKMTTFQDSELSGELQAALSGPAEAGAAAAEKSSNHLPPTPRTNLRESSLSGRARHMSSSQELLGDGPPGPGSPMSRSQEYLLDEGPAPGTPPKEVRSSRHGHSVKRASVPPVPGKPRQVLPSGASHFTPPQTPTKAQPGSPQAHGPATAKVKPTPQLLPPTDRPMSPRSLPQSPTHRGFAYVLPQPVEGEVGPPAPGPVPPPVPAAVPTLCLPPETDVEPGRPKKRAHSLNRYAASDSEPERDELLVPAAAGPYATVQRRVGRSHSVRAPAGTDKNVNRSQSFAVRPRKKGPPPPPPKRSSSAMASATLADEPAPDVEAEDGRLGVRAQRRRASDLAGSVDTGSAGSVKSIAAMLELSSIGGGGRAIRRPPEGHPTPRPASPEPGRVATVLASVKHKEAIGPDGEVVNRRRTLSGPVTGLLATARRGSGEPAEQSHFMEDGTARQRLRGPAKGEASAEGPPLARVEASATLKRRIRAKQSQQENVKFILTESDTVKRRPKAKEPDAGPEPPPPLSVYQNGTATVRRRPASEQTGPPELPPPPPPAEPPPADLMQLPPLPLPDSNARKPVKPPVSPKPILAQPVSKIQGSPTPASKKVPLPGPGSPEVKRAHGTPPPVSPKPPPPPTAPKPAKALAGLQSSSATPSPVPSPARQPPAALVKPASSPPSQSASPAKPPSPGTPALHVPAKPPRAAASVVSGPPVASDCASPGDSARQKLEETSACLAAALQAVEEKIRQEDGQGPRASSIEEKSTGSILEDIGSMFDDLADQLDAMLE, from the exons ATgtgtgcagccttgctggagccCCGACCAGGGGACACCACCGACCCCAATGGCACCAGCCCCCTGCACCTAGCAGCCAAGAATGGCCACATTGACATCATCAG GCTGCTTCTTCAGGCCGGCATCGACATTAACCGCCAGACCAAGTCTGGCACGGCTCTTCATGAAGCCGCGCTCTGTGGGAAAACAGAAGTGGTTCGGCTACTGTTGGAT AGTGGGATCAATGCTCAGGTGAGGAACACCTACAGCCAGACGGCACTGGACATCGTACACCAATTTACAACGTCCCAGGCCAGCAAGGAGATTAAGCAACTGCTTCGAG AGGCCTCAGCAGCCCTGCAGGTCCGGGCAACAAAGGATTACTGTAACAATTATGATCTGACCAGTCTCAATGTGAAGGCTGGGGACGTTATCACG GTACTTGAACAGCACCCCGATGGCCGGTGGAAAGGCTGCATTCATGACAGCCGGACAGGCAATGACAGGGTGGGCTACTTCCCATCTTCCCTGGGGGAGGCTATCGTCAAGCGAGCAG GTTCCCGGACAGGCAGTGAGCCAAGCCCACCCCAGGGAGGTGGCTCACTGGGTCCCTCTGCACCCCCGGAGGAGATCTGGGTGCTGAGGAAGCCTTTTGCGG GTGGAGATCGCAGTGGCAGCTTGAGCAATGCGGCTGGGGGCAGGAGTCCTGGGGGCCATGCCTTGCATGCAGGCTCTGAAGGAGTTAAG CTCCTGGCAACGGTGCTTTCCCAGAAGTCAGTCTCCGAGTCCAGCCCAGGAGATAGCCCGGTCAAGCCTCCAGAGGGCTCTTCAG GTGCGGCCCGGTCCCAGCCTCCAGCAGCCCATGCTGGGCAGGTGTATGGGGAGCAGCCACCCAAGAAGCTGGAATCGGCCTCGGCCTCTGAGGGCAAG AGTGCTGAGGCAGTCAGTCAGTGGCTTGCCACATTCCAGCTACAGCTCTATGCCCCCAACTTCACCAGCGCTGGCTATGACCTGCCCACCATCAGTCGTATGACCCCTGAG GACCTCACAGCCATTGGTGTCACCAAGCCAGGCCACCGTAAGAAGATTACGGCAGAGATCAGCGGCCTGAACATCCCTGACTGGCTGCCTGAACACAAACCC GCTAACCTGGCTGTGTGGCTATCAATGATTGGTCTGGCCCAGTATTACAAGGTGCTGGTGGACAACGGCTACGAGAACATTGATTTCATCACTGATATCACCTGGGAGGACCTGCAGGAGATCGGCATCACCAAGCTGG GACACCAAAAGAAGCTGATGCTGGCAGTGAGGAAACTGGCAGAGCTGCAAAAGGCAGAATACTCCAAGTATGAGGGGGGACCCCTGCGCCGAAAGACACCCCAATCACTTGAAATGATGGCTATTGAATCGCCGCCCCCATCTGAGCCCACTACAGCAGAGTGCCAGTCTCCCAAGATGACCACCTTCCAGGACAGCGAACTCAGTGGGGAGCTGCAGGCCGCCCTGTCCGGCCCAGCTGAAGCAGGTGCAGCTGCTGCTGAGAAATCCTCCAACCACCTGCCACCCACCCCGAGGACAAACTTACGGGAGTCCAGCCTGAGCGGACGGGCTCGGCACATGAGCAGCTCTCAGGAGCTGCTGGGTGATGGGCCTCCGGGGCCTGGCAGTCCTATGTCACGAAGTCAGGAATACCTGCTGGATGAGGGGCCGGCTCCTGGCACCCCACCCAAGGAGGTGCGGTCCAGCCGCCACGGCCACAGCGTCAAGAGGGCCAGTGTGCCCCCGGTGCCCGGCAAGCCACGACAGGTCCTTCCATCTGGTGCCAGCCACTTCACACCCCCACAGACGCCCACCAAAGCTCAGCCGGGCTCCCCTCAGGCCCATGGTCCAGCCACAGCCAAGGTGAAGCCCACCCCACAGCTGCTACCACCAACAGACCGACCCATGTCGCCCCGTTCCCTGCCTCAGTCACCCACACACCGTGGCTTTGCCTATGTGCTGCCTCAGCCAGTTGAAGGCGAGGTAGGGCCGCCTGCTCCAGGACCTGTGCCCCCACCAGTACCCGCAGCTGTGCCTACACTATGCTTGCCCCCAGAAACTGACGTAGAGCCCGGGAGGCCCAAGAAACGTGCCCACAGCTTGAATCGCTATGCAGCATCTGACAGTGAGCCTGAGAGGGATGAGCTGCTGGTGCCGGCTGCCGCCGGACCCTATGCCACAGTCCAGAGGCGTGTGGGTCGGAGCCATTCGGTGAGGGCTCCTGCTGGCACGGACAAGAATGTTAACCGCAGTCAGTCCTTTGCTGTGCGGCCACGTAAGAAGGGGCCCCCACCACCTCCACCCAAACGCTCCAGCTCGGCCATGGCCAGTGCCACCCTAGCCGACGAGCCGGCTCCTGATGTTGAGGCAGAGGACGGCCGGCTGGGGGTCCGGGCGCAACGCCGTCGGGCTAGTGATCTCGCTGGCAGTGTGGACACAGGCAGTGCTGGCAGTGTGAAGAGCATTGCAGCCATGTTGGAGCTGTCTTCCATTGGGGGCGGGGGACGGGCTATTCGCAGGCCCCCCGAAGGCCACCCCACACCTCGTCCCGCCAGTCCGGAACCAGGCCGAGTAGCTACCGTGTTGGCCTCTGTGAAGCACAAAGAGGCCATTGGGCCTGACGGTGAAGTGGTGAACCGGCGCCGTACACTCAGTGGCCCAGTCACTGGACTTTTGGCCACTGCTCGACGGGGGTCTGGGGAACCTGCAGAACAGAGTCATTTTATGGAGGATGGCACAGCCCGACAACGGCTTCGAGGTCCAGCTAAGGGTGAGGCAAGTGCGGAGGGCCCTCCCCTTGCCCGGGTAGAGGCCAGTGCCACGCTCAAGAGGCGCATCCGGGCCAAGCAGAGCCAACAAGAGAACGTCAAGTTCATCCTGACGGAGTCTGACACGGTGAAGCGCAGGCCTAAGGCTAAGGAGCCTGACGCTGGCCCTGAGCCGCCCCCACCACTGTCTGTGTATCAGAACGGCACAGCCACAGTTCGCCGAAGGCCAGCCTCAGAGCAGACTGGGCCTCCAGagctgccccctcctcctcctcctgctgagcCCCCACCTGCTGACCTGATGCAGCTGCCTCCACTGCCCCTGCCTGACAGCAATGCACGGAAGCCGGTGAAGCCACCCGTCTCTCCCAAGCCCATTCTGGCTCAGCCTGTGTCCAAGATCCAGGGCTCACCTACACCTGCCTCCAAGAAGGTGCCACTGCCAGGCCCTGGCAGCCCAG AGGTAAAGCGTGCTCACGGCACGCCACCGCCCGTGTCACCCAAGCCTCCGCCACCACCTACAGCACCCAAGCCAGCCAAGGCTTTGGCGGGACTACAGTCCAGCAGCGCCACCCCCTCGCCTGTGCCCTCGCCAGCGCGTCAGCCGCCAGCAGCCCTCGTCAAGCCAGCTAGCTCGCCGCCCTCTCAGAGCGCCAGCCCCGCCAAGCCCCCTTCCCCAGGGACGCCCGCACTGCACGTACCCGCCAAGCCCCCTCGCGCTGCCGCTTCAGTAGTCTCCGGACCCCCAGTAGCTTCAGATTGTGCTTCGCCCGGGGACAGCGCTCGGCAGAAGCTGGAAGAGACTAGCGCGTGTTTGGCTGCAGCACTGCAGGCAGTGGAGGAGAAGATAAGGCAGGAAGACGGACAAGGGCCTCG CGCCTCCTCCATCGAGGAGAAGAGCACTGGCAGCATCCTGGAAGACATCGGCAGCATGTTCGACGACCTGGCCGACCAGCTGGACGCCATGCTGGAGTGA